A region from the Benincasa hispida cultivar B227 chromosome 10, ASM972705v1, whole genome shotgun sequence genome encodes:
- the LOC120088845 gene encoding protein CASPARIAN STRIP INTEGRITY FACTOR 1-like, whose protein sequence is MFLKYKLSFIFILLLSTSFLSTICIAGRPSKLVPEVVANGGVVHEDAKRKTRGEMEDIHERLLRVNTKDYGRYDPAPAFVKPPFKLIPN, encoded by the exons ATGTTTCTCAAGTACAAGCTTAGCTTCATCTTCATCCTCCTCCTCTCAACTTCATTTTTATCCACCATTTGCATTGCAG gtcGACCCTCTAAGTTGGTTCCTGAAGTTGTTGCTAATGGTGGAGTTGTGCATGAG gATGCAAAGAGGAAGACAAGAGGTGAAATGGAGGACATCCATGAAAGGCTTTTGAGGGTAAACACCAAAGACTATGGAAGATATGATCCAGCTCCAGCCTTTGTGAAGCCTCCTTTCAAGCTCATCCCCAACtga